ATCCGGAGCATCTGGACCTCTATGTCTCCAGCCTCTGGGTCGATATCTTCGCTTCCGTCTGTGGCGTTTGCGCCAGCCTGATGCTCGCGATGATCGTGCGGCGCATCCAGGCGATGCAGGGCGACGCCCAAATGGTGGCGCACGTCTTCGCCTGACGGGCCGGGGGAACTTCGCACCGGCCCAGCCATTGATCGGGAAAGCCCGTCCAAAGGAGATCGATCATGAGCGCAGAGGAAGATATTCGCGAACGGTTCTGGACCGACCTGTCGAGCAGCCCGTTCCTGATGGTCGGGCTGGAGGACGGCAACGCGCATAGCGTGCCGATGACGGCCCAACTCGACAAGGACGCCAATCATTGCTTCTGGTTCTATACCAGCCGCGACAATCGCCTTGCGCGGGGCGGGCCGGCGATGGCGCAGTTCGCGGCGAAGGATCATTATCTCTTCGCCTGCATCGCAGGCGTGCTGGTCCCCGAAAGCGATGAGACGATCATCGATCGCTATTGGTCGAAGCAGGTCGAGGCCTGGTATCCGGGTGGCCGGCATGATCCCAACCTGCTGATGCTGCGGTTTGACCTTGGCGCGGCGGAGATCTGGCGGGCGGACCTGTCGATCAAGGGGGTGTTCAAGATGATGTTCGGTGGCGATGTCCGTGCGGAACTGCAGGACAAGCATGCCGAAATCCGTCTTTAGGCCTTTGATCGGTGCAAGCGGGCGCGGGGGAAGGCCCTATGACCGCTTGCCTTTCCGGTGCATTTGCACCATATGTGCGGCAGCGCAGCATGGCCCTGGTGGCCCCATAGCGATTGGTAGCGTGATCGTCCCCGGCCCTGACAGGCCAAGGGGACCGGCCAATGACAGTCTGCGCTAGCCCAGAGGCTTCCCTTTTCACGCGGGTCGTTTCGTAACCCGCCTCGCGCCCTTCCTGCGTCCGCAGAGCAAGTTGGCGCCAAGGCCGACTTGTGAGTTTTTCATGCAGTTCAATGAACTTGGTCTTTCCGAGCCCATCTTGAAGGCGCTGTCCGCCAAAAATTACGCCACCCCCACGCCGATCCAGCAAAAGGCGATCCCCGTCCTGCTGGAAGGCCGTGATCTGTGCGGCATCGCCCAGACCGGTACCGGCAAGACCGCAGCCTTCGCGCTGCCCAGTCTCGATTATTTTGCCCGCAACCCCAAGCCGACGCCGATCAAGGGCTGTCGCATGCTGGTGTTGTCGCCAACCCGCGAACTGGCCGCACAAATTGCGCAGAGCTTCCGCGATTATGGCCGTTTCATGCGCCTTTCGGTCGAAACAGTGTTTGGCGGCGTGCCCATCGGCAAGCAGATCCGCGCCCTTTCGGCGGGGGTCGATATCGTCGTCGCCACGCCGGGCCGCCTGCTCGACCTGATCGACCAGCGTGCCTTCACCATCAAGGACACGGAAATCTTCGTCCTCGACGAAGCCGACCAGATGATGGACATGGGCTTCATCCACCCCTTGAAGCGCGTCGCCAAGATGCTGCCGCGCGATCGCCAGAACCTGTTCTTTTCGGCCACCATGCCCAAGGAGATCGAGGCGCTGGCCGCCCAGTTCCTGAATGATCCGGTCAAGGTCAGCGTTGCGCCGCAATCGACCACGGCCGAGCGCGTCCGCCAGCAGATGACCTTCGTCAACCAGGCGGAAAAGCAGGCGCTGCTGCATATCGTGCTGAAGACCGAGGAGATCGACCGCGCGCTGATCTTCACCCGGACCAAGCATGGCGCCGACCGGGTCGTGCGCTTCCTGGAGGGCGCGGGCATCGATGCCTTTGCGATTCACGGCAACAAGAGCCAGGGCCAGCGCACCACCGCGCTGCAGGCCTTCCGTCAGGGCAAGGTCAAGCTGCTGGTCGCAACCGACATCGCCGCGCGTGGTATCGATGTGTCGGGCGTCAGCCATGTCATCAATTTCGAGATTCCGAACGTGCCGGAACAATATGTCCATCGCATCGGCCGGACGGCGCGCGCCGGCGCGGACGGCATCGCCATCAGCTTCGTGGCGGATGACGAGCGGCCCTATCTGAAGGCGATCGAGCGGGCGACCAAGGTGAAGCCCGAAATCGTGCCGTTGCCGGAGAATTTCCTGGAGGCGGTGCGCAGCCTGCCCAAGCCGGCCGCGCCGCGCAAAGGCCCCAGCCAGACGCCGCAACAGCAGGCCAAGCGGGCCGAGGGGCAGCGTCGCTATCAGGATGGCCAGAAGCAGCAGCGTGGTGGTGCCGACCGGGCGCATCGCCCGGATTCGGAGGGTGGCGAAAAGAAGCCGTTCCGTCGCCGCCGCCGGAGCGGTGGCGTAGGTGCCCACAAGGGTGCGGTCCAACGCACCGGCGCGCCGCGCTGATCGATCAAAGCATGAGTTGCGGGCCGGCGCGGATCATCTGCGTCGGCCCGACATGTTATGGGCGCCTGCCTTTGCGGTCCTGACCATCTTTGTCAGTGGTCATTCAGGAAAATGCCGTTAGGCTGACGGGCCTATGAGCTTTTCTCTCCGGCGTCCTGCCGCTTCGCTGTCGGTCCTTGCCCTGCTGCTGTCGGGTTTTCCTGCCTCGCTGGCAGCCAGGACCGAAACCGCAACCACTGTCGCGGCAACGCCCGGATCGACCCAGGCGCAGGTGCGGCCCTGGCTATATGAAAATAGCGACGTTCCCATCGATGCGGCCTGGCGGTTCGGAATCCTGCCCAACGGGGTCCGCTATGCGATCCGGCGCAACGGTGTGCCACCGGGGCAGGTGTCCGTAC
The sequence above is drawn from the Sphingobium sp. AP49 genome and encodes:
- a CDS encoding pyridoxamine 5'-phosphate oxidase family protein translates to MSAEEDIRERFWTDLSSSPFLMVGLEDGNAHSVPMTAQLDKDANHCFWFYTSRDNRLARGGPAMAQFAAKDHYLFACIAGVLVPESDETIIDRYWSKQVEAWYPGGRHDPNLLMLRFDLGAAEIWRADLSIKGVFKMMFGGDVRAELQDKHAEIRL
- a CDS encoding DEAD/DEAH box helicase, which gives rise to MQFNELGLSEPILKALSAKNYATPTPIQQKAIPVLLEGRDLCGIAQTGTGKTAAFALPSLDYFARNPKPTPIKGCRMLVLSPTRELAAQIAQSFRDYGRFMRLSVETVFGGVPIGKQIRALSAGVDIVVATPGRLLDLIDQRAFTIKDTEIFVLDEADQMMDMGFIHPLKRVAKMLPRDRQNLFFSATMPKEIEALAAQFLNDPVKVSVAPQSTTAERVRQQMTFVNQAEKQALLHIVLKTEEIDRALIFTRTKHGADRVVRFLEGAGIDAFAIHGNKSQGQRTTALQAFRQGKVKLLVATDIAARGIDVSGVSHVINFEIPNVPEQYVHRIGRTARAGADGIAISFVADDERPYLKAIERATKVKPEIVPLPENFLEAVRSLPKPAAPRKGPSQTPQQQAKRAEGQRRYQDGQKQQRGGADRAHRPDSEGGEKKPFRRRRRSGGVGAHKGAVQRTGAPR